The Malaclemys terrapin pileata isolate rMalTer1 chromosome 24, rMalTer1.hap1, whole genome shotgun sequence genome contains a region encoding:
- the MISP gene encoding mitotic interactor and substrate of PLK1 isoform X1 produces the protein MFKYTPPWQVLCSTLEPRAQGQQNVFHAEGLQVYEEPAINPTGELQLRVQEDASEELIEESPQEMDRVTRNLIFHIPHTTPEYNTHQGSSSAELRAESSDDVFAPYSQGKAENGHDWRPGCLPEDRSELATNSLDAGRDLWTPPPDRESKLELVKSGMLYDVRAYKEERKPSKLYSDDEEELNYPLTHLDISPEKAKELEEERKEVIQSQVVRRSSTMAEKQNSTEELDSLSTGSSGRYEAKQGGGYATSFALCFDNPSPAQVRTTVDPENIDREQINFAAARQQFLTLEKTNPSLLFSPRQHVMSPKPESTQNTYEGAWHSAEAVVKMFMDYDAADAPSQREINGYDVVYKTPMAEELYAPKKAGIERDDPNGRMASLTKTSSRDDLDSGLGEMSNESSAGYVSDGSLSNEVFDTQLDFKASNQDPAKELKARNETPIEREIRLAMEREESLRKERGIQRQTSSRELVEIQTKPLLSTSLSLPSSRKVKDKGRVSFYVQREIEQETKREEDLKKEGRLLGMYDKGTQQELGERKKVFEQEDAFPAPHKTAFAKKSEDRTGTLNSKFALEQAMDGSFSPTESTTDGKRVPNHNVNLISFQADQPYSTLNTSQRSPADELLSCNQPSGRCSKLMDEDSFGARCPSSTERADSTPSPEERVRVHKESFATPFWKPKISFVSDPGTQGLLGKEKMLEPAGQEDQYTLKKGKPQTSWLIEEEIRNALQREQELQEQRRHRLLTDSFSPATDDGSAWEKGFRSQLSSQSSAASGIADSYWVTESPVSVPASHQSGTPGSASPPNVPSPYQGYTGRHASETAHDGPTGPPRDEKKKMKLKEDRKYASIEASDDVNAEILESTRVTRHKNAMAKRWESGQFFNKENA, from the exons ATGTTTAAATACACCCCGCCGTGGCAGGTCCTCTGTTCCACCCTGGAGCCCAGGGCACAG GGACAGCAAAACGTCTTTCATGCAGAAGGCCTTCAGGTGTATGAGGAACCCGCGATTAACCCCACTGGTGAACTGCAGCTCAGAGTCCAGGAAGACGCTTCTGAAGAGTTGATTGAGGAATCGCCCCAGGAAATGGACAGAGTCACCAGAAACCTGATCTTCCATATCCCTCACACGACTCCTGAATACAACACTCACCAAGGCAGCTCGTCTGCAGAACTGAGAGCTGAGAGCAGCGATGACGTGTTTGCTCCTTACAGCCAGGGCAAGGCTGAAAATGGCCACGACTGGAGACCCGGCTGTCTGCCAGAAGACAGATCTGAATTAGCAACAAACTCCCTGGATGCTGGAAGGGATCTCTGGACTCCACCTCCAGACAGAGAGTCCAAGCTAGAGCTCGTGAAGTCGGGGATGTTGTATGATGTCAGGGCTTATAAAGAGGAGAGGAAGCCATCCAAGCTGTACTCGGATGATGAAGAAGAACTGAATTACCCACTCACCCATTTGGACATCTCTCCCGAGAAAGCAAAAGAGCTcgaggaggagaggaaagaggtCATCCAAAGCCAGGTGGTGAGGAGAAGCTCCACCATGGCTGAGAAGCAGAACTCCACAGAGGAGCTGGATTCTCTAAGCACAGGCTCATCTGGTAGGTATGAGGCTAAGCAGGGAGGAGGCTATGCCACCAGCTTTGCCCTTTGCTTTGATAACCCTTCCCCGGCTCAAGTGAGGACCACCGTCGACCCGGAAAACATAGACAGGGAGCAGATCAACTTTGCCGCTGCCCGGCAACAGTTCCTCACGCTGGAAAAGACTAACCCAAGCTTGCTCTTCAGCCCGAGGCAGCACGTTATGTCTCCAAAGCCAGAATCAACTCAGAACACCTATGAGGGAGCGTGGCACAGCGCTGAGGCTGTGGTAAAGATGTTTATGGACTATGACGCTGCCGATGCACCCAGCCAGAGAGAGATCAACGGGTATGATGTGGTGTACAAGACACCCATGGCTGAGGAGCTGTATGCTCCCAAAAAGGCTGGTATAGAAAGGGACGATCCCAACGGGAGAATGGCCAGCTTGACCAAAACCTCGTCCAGAGATGACCTGGACTCCGGCTTGGGTGAAATGTCCAATGAGTCCAGCGCGGGTTACGTTAGCGATGGAAGCCTGTCCAATGAGGTCTTCGACACTCAGCTGGATTTCAAAGCCAGCAACCAGGATCCTGCCAAAGAGCTGAAGGCCAGGAATGAGACACCCATAGAACGGGAAATCCGCTTGGCAATGGAGAGGGAGGAAAGCCTACGGAAAGAGAGAGGGATCCAGAGACAGACCAGCAGCCGTGAGCTGGTGGAAATCCAGACCAAGCCCCTCCTCTCCACGTCTCTCTCTTTACCTTCCTCCAGGAAAGTGAAAGACAAAGGCCGTGTTTCCTTCTACGTCCAGAGGGAGATCGAGCAGGAAACCAAGCGGGAAGAAGATCTGAAGAAGGAAGGGAGGCTACTGGGGATGTATGATAAGGGGACGCAGCAGGAACTGGGGGAGCGCAAGAAAGTGTTTGAGCAGGAGGATGCCTTCCCGGCCCCACACAAAACAGCGTTTGCAAAGAAATCAGAGGACCGAACGGGGACCCTGAACAGCAAATTTGCACTGGAGCAAGCCATGGATGGCAGCTTCAGCCCCACGGAGAGCACCACAGATGGAAAGAGAGTCCCTAACCACAATGTGAATCTAATAAGCTTCCAGGCTGATCAGCCATATTCCACGCTAAACACCAGTCAGAGAAGCCCGGCAGATGAGCTGCTGTCATGCAATCAGCCCTCCGGCCGCTGCAGCAAGTTGATGGATGAGGATTCCTTCGGGGCAAGGTGCCCCAGCAGTACAGAGAGGGCAGATTCCACGCCAAGTCCAGAGGAGAGGGTCAGGGTGCACAAGGAATCCTTTGCCACACCGTTCTGGAAACCCAAGATCTCCTTTGTGAGCGACCCGGGGACACAGGGCCTGCTCGGAAAGGAAAAGATGCTGGAGCCAGCGGGCCAGGAGGACCAGTACACCCTGAAGAAGGGCAAGCCCCAGACATCTTGGCTGATCGAGGAGGAGATCCGGAATGCTCTGCAGAGggaacaggagctgcaggagcagcggCGGCACAGGCTGCTGACTGACAGCTTCTCTCCAGCCACCGATGACGGCTCTGCCTGGGAGAAGGGCTTCCGGTCTCAGCTTTCATCTCAGAGTTCAg CCGCCTCGGGCATCGCTGACAGCTACTGGGTGACTGAATCACCCGTTTCTGTTCCTGCCTCGCACCAGTCAGGGACGCCGGGGTCAGCCTCTCCACCTAACGTGCCCAGTCCCTATCAGGGCTACACGGGCAGACACGCCTCTGAAACAGCCCATGACGGTCCCACGGGGCCCCCGCGGGATGAGAAGAAGAAGATGAAGCTGAAAGAAGACAGGAAG TATGCAAGCATTGAAGCAAGCGATGACGTCAACGCAGAG aTTTTAGAAAGCACCAGAGTGACACGCCACAAGAATGCCATGGCCAAACGCTGGGAATCGGGACAGTTCTTCAACAAAGAGAATGCCTGA
- the MISP gene encoding mitotic interactor and substrate of PLK1 isoform X2, translated as MDRVTRNLIFHIPHTTPEYNTHQGSSSAELRAESSDDVFAPYSQGKAENGHDWRPGCLPEDRSELATNSLDAGRDLWTPPPDRESKLELVKSGMLYDVRAYKEERKPSKLYSDDEEELNYPLTHLDISPEKAKELEEERKEVIQSQVVRRSSTMAEKQNSTEELDSLSTGSSGRYEAKQGGGYATSFALCFDNPSPAQVRTTVDPENIDREQINFAAARQQFLTLEKTNPSLLFSPRQHVMSPKPESTQNTYEGAWHSAEAVVKMFMDYDAADAPSQREINGYDVVYKTPMAEELYAPKKAGIERDDPNGRMASLTKTSSRDDLDSGLGEMSNESSAGYVSDGSLSNEVFDTQLDFKASNQDPAKELKARNETPIEREIRLAMEREESLRKERGIQRQTSSRELVEIQTKPLLSTSLSLPSSRKVKDKGRVSFYVQREIEQETKREEDLKKEGRLLGMYDKGTQQELGERKKVFEQEDAFPAPHKTAFAKKSEDRTGTLNSKFALEQAMDGSFSPTESTTDGKRVPNHNVNLISFQADQPYSTLNTSQRSPADELLSCNQPSGRCSKLMDEDSFGARCPSSTERADSTPSPEERVRVHKESFATPFWKPKISFVSDPGTQGLLGKEKMLEPAGQEDQYTLKKGKPQTSWLIEEEIRNALQREQELQEQRRHRLLTDSFSPATDDGSAWEKGFRSQLSSQSSAASGIADSYWVTESPVSVPASHQSGTPGSASPPNVPSPYQGYTGRHASETAHDGPTGPPRDEKKKMKLKEDRKYASIEASDDVNAEILESTRVTRHKNAMAKRWESGQFFNKENA; from the exons ATGGACAGAGTCACCAGAAACCTGATCTTCCATATCCCTCACACGACTCCTGAATACAACACTCACCAAGGCAGCTCGTCTGCAGAACTGAGAGCTGAGAGCAGCGATGACGTGTTTGCTCCTTACAGCCAGGGCAAGGCTGAAAATGGCCACGACTGGAGACCCGGCTGTCTGCCAGAAGACAGATCTGAATTAGCAACAAACTCCCTGGATGCTGGAAGGGATCTCTGGACTCCACCTCCAGACAGAGAGTCCAAGCTAGAGCTCGTGAAGTCGGGGATGTTGTATGATGTCAGGGCTTATAAAGAGGAGAGGAAGCCATCCAAGCTGTACTCGGATGATGAAGAAGAACTGAATTACCCACTCACCCATTTGGACATCTCTCCCGAGAAAGCAAAAGAGCTcgaggaggagaggaaagaggtCATCCAAAGCCAGGTGGTGAGGAGAAGCTCCACCATGGCTGAGAAGCAGAACTCCACAGAGGAGCTGGATTCTCTAAGCACAGGCTCATCTGGTAGGTATGAGGCTAAGCAGGGAGGAGGCTATGCCACCAGCTTTGCCCTTTGCTTTGATAACCCTTCCCCGGCTCAAGTGAGGACCACCGTCGACCCGGAAAACATAGACAGGGAGCAGATCAACTTTGCCGCTGCCCGGCAACAGTTCCTCACGCTGGAAAAGACTAACCCAAGCTTGCTCTTCAGCCCGAGGCAGCACGTTATGTCTCCAAAGCCAGAATCAACTCAGAACACCTATGAGGGAGCGTGGCACAGCGCTGAGGCTGTGGTAAAGATGTTTATGGACTATGACGCTGCCGATGCACCCAGCCAGAGAGAGATCAACGGGTATGATGTGGTGTACAAGACACCCATGGCTGAGGAGCTGTATGCTCCCAAAAAGGCTGGTATAGAAAGGGACGATCCCAACGGGAGAATGGCCAGCTTGACCAAAACCTCGTCCAGAGATGACCTGGACTCCGGCTTGGGTGAAATGTCCAATGAGTCCAGCGCGGGTTACGTTAGCGATGGAAGCCTGTCCAATGAGGTCTTCGACACTCAGCTGGATTTCAAAGCCAGCAACCAGGATCCTGCCAAAGAGCTGAAGGCCAGGAATGAGACACCCATAGAACGGGAAATCCGCTTGGCAATGGAGAGGGAGGAAAGCCTACGGAAAGAGAGAGGGATCCAGAGACAGACCAGCAGCCGTGAGCTGGTGGAAATCCAGACCAAGCCCCTCCTCTCCACGTCTCTCTCTTTACCTTCCTCCAGGAAAGTGAAAGACAAAGGCCGTGTTTCCTTCTACGTCCAGAGGGAGATCGAGCAGGAAACCAAGCGGGAAGAAGATCTGAAGAAGGAAGGGAGGCTACTGGGGATGTATGATAAGGGGACGCAGCAGGAACTGGGGGAGCGCAAGAAAGTGTTTGAGCAGGAGGATGCCTTCCCGGCCCCACACAAAACAGCGTTTGCAAAGAAATCAGAGGACCGAACGGGGACCCTGAACAGCAAATTTGCACTGGAGCAAGCCATGGATGGCAGCTTCAGCCCCACGGAGAGCACCACAGATGGAAAGAGAGTCCCTAACCACAATGTGAATCTAATAAGCTTCCAGGCTGATCAGCCATATTCCACGCTAAACACCAGTCAGAGAAGCCCGGCAGATGAGCTGCTGTCATGCAATCAGCCCTCCGGCCGCTGCAGCAAGTTGATGGATGAGGATTCCTTCGGGGCAAGGTGCCCCAGCAGTACAGAGAGGGCAGATTCCACGCCAAGTCCAGAGGAGAGGGTCAGGGTGCACAAGGAATCCTTTGCCACACCGTTCTGGAAACCCAAGATCTCCTTTGTGAGCGACCCGGGGACACAGGGCCTGCTCGGAAAGGAAAAGATGCTGGAGCCAGCGGGCCAGGAGGACCAGTACACCCTGAAGAAGGGCAAGCCCCAGACATCTTGGCTGATCGAGGAGGAGATCCGGAATGCTCTGCAGAGggaacaggagctgcaggagcagcggCGGCACAGGCTGCTGACTGACAGCTTCTCTCCAGCCACCGATGACGGCTCTGCCTGGGAGAAGGGCTTCCGGTCTCAGCTTTCATCTCAGAGTTCAg CCGCCTCGGGCATCGCTGACAGCTACTGGGTGACTGAATCACCCGTTTCTGTTCCTGCCTCGCACCAGTCAGGGACGCCGGGGTCAGCCTCTCCACCTAACGTGCCCAGTCCCTATCAGGGCTACACGGGCAGACACGCCTCTGAAACAGCCCATGACGGTCCCACGGGGCCCCCGCGGGATGAGAAGAAGAAGATGAAGCTGAAAGAAGACAGGAAG TATGCAAGCATTGAAGCAAGCGATGACGTCAACGCAGAG aTTTTAGAAAGCACCAGAGTGACACGCCACAAGAATGCCATGGCCAAACGCTGGGAATCGGGACAGTTCTTCAACAAAGAGAATGCCTGA